In Gemmobacter sp. 24YEA27, a genomic segment contains:
- a CDS encoding DUF2971 domain-containing protein: protein MSELRIFNQNHLPEFQFRMSMKIIAATSAKKATHLTHYTNLQGLKGIITGRSLWLSHASFLNDPAELKHGLRQARQVLRYLLDESDRDPSLPVATERRKILLERLIAEVPQIKDPNAYVTCLCEEDDLLSQWRGYTPGEGVSISFEIDALRRVFGTRGAELHQVQYGISKPTRGILSELKKQLPDIVGDLESFIGERSDDTLSEEFRKLVQKLTPRFKVRGFQEEREWRIVVMDPERSLVEFRPRGPIMLPYTSLEASEPLLPISHITISPGVNDDAVAASLRLFLDHHEYKKCTVRKSSTPYRK, encoded by the coding sequence ATGTCAGAGTTGCGCATCTTCAACCAGAATCACTTGCCGGAGTTTCAGTTTCGAATGTCGATGAAGATTATTGCGGCCACTTCGGCGAAAAAAGCCACGCACCTCACTCATTATACGAACTTACAAGGCCTCAAGGGTATCATCACGGGAAGAAGTTTGTGGTTGAGCCACGCAAGTTTCCTGAATGACCCAGCGGAGCTCAAGCATGGCTTGAGGCAAGCGAGACAAGTTTTGCGGTATCTCCTCGATGAATCGGATCGCGATCCTTCGCTTCCCGTCGCGACCGAACGAAGAAAAATTCTTCTGGAGAGACTGATCGCTGAGGTGCCGCAGATAAAAGATCCGAATGCCTACGTTACCTGTCTTTGCGAAGAGGACGACCTCCTAAGTCAGTGGCGAGGCTACACCCCAGGCGAAGGGGTGAGTATCTCATTCGAAATTGATGCCCTGCGGCGGGTGTTCGGCACCAGAGGAGCCGAGCTGCATCAAGTGCAATATGGCATATCCAAACCAACCCGAGGAATTCTGTCAGAACTGAAGAAACAACTTCCGGACATCGTTGGTGACTTGGAAAGCTTCATAGGGGAGAGATCGGACGATACGCTGAGTGAAGAATTCCGAAAACTAGTCCAGAAGCTCACACCTAGGTTCAAGGTGCGAGGATTTCAGGAGGAACGCGAGTGGCGTATCGTTGTCATGGACCCAGAGCGTAGCTTGGTTGAGTTCAGGCCACGTGGGCCGATCATGTTGCCATATACGTCCCTGGAAGCCTCAGAACCCTTGCTACCCATCTCCCACATCACAATCAGCCCTGGGGTAAATGACGATGCGGTCGCCGCGAGTTTGCGTTTGTTTCTGGACCACCATGAATATAAGAAATGCACCGTCCGAAAAAGTTCGACTCCTTACAGAAAATAG
- a CDS encoding phage virion morphogenesis protein, protein MAGITFRAELDDAQARARLAELASRMENLAGFYKNVGEYMTDEAIPRNFASETGPDGTPWASLRPLTLERRKKAGITATTILRATSRMAAGINYQASDTQLLIGSPAPQAAVMHFGAPQGSFGAKMGRTKPSAKRAKSQDFFMHMPWGDIPARPFLGFSAADEAEVIRIAEVWLETL, encoded by the coding sequence GTGGCAGGCATCACATTCCGAGCGGAGCTCGACGACGCGCAGGCACGGGCAAGGCTCGCGGAGCTGGCCTCGCGCATGGAGAACCTGGCAGGCTTCTACAAGAACGTCGGCGAATACATGACCGACGAGGCCATTCCCCGGAATTTCGCCAGCGAAACCGGCCCGGACGGGACACCCTGGGCCAGCCTGCGCCCGCTCACCCTGGAGCGCCGCAAGAAGGCCGGCATCACCGCCACCACGATCTTGCGCGCGACCAGCCGGATGGCGGCCGGCATCAACTATCAGGCCTCCGACACTCAGCTCCTGATCGGCTCGCCAGCTCCGCAGGCGGCGGTGATGCATTTTGGTGCACCTCAGGGTTCCTTTGGCGCGAAGATGGGGCGCACGAAGCCGTCGGCGAAGCGCGCCAAATCCCAAGACTTTTTCATGCATATGCCCTGGGGAGATATCCCGGCGCGTCCGTTTCTGGGGTTCTCTGCCGCCGACGAGGCCGAGGTGATCCGCATCGCAGAGGTCTGGCTAGAGACATTATGA
- a CDS encoding PBECR2 nuclease fold domain-containing protein — protein MRQVLDQATGFGATEDGWAAALSGLLELAARWTPAPLASILTDAMELAAWEGREHVFLDDDEGAAFAITPGRLPFKEQIDFLRQKRPLPTRSWLDAMHGIHDRAFVVAGVTDTAMLEEFQTAIIDAAENGRYVEDFAKDFDRLVEKYGWSYKGEREWRIRTIFETNIRTSFMAGRLKQMRDPDVVKLRPYWQYLHGDSRTPKVPRKQHLGWHGLVLMWNDPWWDTHFPPNDWLCSCGVRTLSRRSLERLGKTGPDEAPRDALIPQIDRATGQLVMQPMGIGKGWDYMPGDHWERGLVPSALLQDPDAVPTGDPRGRHVVSIDQPEPIADLLAKARPFQATVMPEGLAAEDYIRALLQPLGGDVGRAALFEDKAGHRFPISGEMFFGNDGRWKGYKRGHASYAALIAEALADPDEIWLGVREVPLDAHPGQFDQALTRRYIRADPGNGLVVMMELGRKFWREITGYAPLNRSKPDMRHLDAQRIGKLVWKRK, from the coding sequence GTGCGTCAGGTTCTCGATCAGGCCACCGGCTTCGGCGCGACAGAGGATGGCTGGGCGGCGGCACTCTCCGGCCTCCTCGAGCTCGCTGCGCGCTGGACACCGGCGCCGCTCGCCTCGATCCTGACAGATGCGATGGAACTGGCGGCATGGGAGGGCCGGGAACATGTCTTCCTCGATGATGATGAAGGTGCCGCCTTTGCCATCACCCCCGGCCGGCTCCCGTTCAAGGAACAGATCGACTTCCTGCGCCAGAAGCGGCCGCTCCCGACTAGGAGCTGGCTCGATGCGATGCACGGGATCCACGACCGCGCCTTCGTCGTGGCCGGCGTCACCGATACCGCGATGCTCGAGGAGTTTCAGACCGCGATCATCGACGCCGCCGAGAACGGCCGTTATGTCGAGGACTTCGCCAAGGACTTCGACCGCCTCGTCGAGAAATATGGCTGGTCCTATAAGGGCGAGCGGGAATGGCGGATCCGGACGATCTTCGAGACCAATATCCGCACCAGCTTCATGGCCGGCCGCCTGAAGCAGATGCGCGACCCGGATGTGGTGAAGCTCCGGCCATACTGGCAGTATTTGCACGGCGACAGCCGCACCCCGAAGGTTCCCCGCAAGCAGCACCTCGGCTGGCATGGCCTCGTTCTGATGTGGAACGACCCGTGGTGGGATACCCATTTCCCGCCGAATGACTGGCTCTGCAGCTGCGGTGTCCGGACCCTGTCGCGCCGGTCTCTTGAGCGGTTGGGCAAAACAGGGCCGGATGAAGCACCCCGGGATGCGCTGATCCCGCAGATCGACCGCGCCACCGGGCAGTTGGTCATGCAGCCGATGGGAATCGGAAAGGGCTGGGACTACATGCCCGGTGATCACTGGGAGCGCGGCCTCGTGCCTTCAGCCCTCCTGCAGGATCCGGATGCTGTCCCGACCGGCGATCCGCGCGGCCGGCATGTTGTCAGCATCGATCAGCCGGAGCCGATTGCGGATCTGCTGGCAAAGGCCCGGCCGTTTCAGGCCACGGTCATGCCGGAGGGTCTTGCGGCCGAGGATTACATCCGAGCGCTGCTGCAGCCGCTTGGCGGCGATGTCGGCCGCGCCGCGCTGTTCGAGGATAAGGCCGGCCATCGTTTCCCGATCTCGGGCGAGATGTTCTTCGGCAATGACGGTCGCTGGAAGGGCTATAAGCGCGGCCATGCCTCCTATGCCGCGCTTATAGCCGAGGCGCTGGCAGATCCTGACGAAATCTGGCTCGGGGTGCGGGAAGTGCCGCTCGATGCGCATCCTGGACAGTTTGATCAGGCACTGACCCGTCGCTACATCCGCGCCGATCCTGGCAATGGTCTGGTGGTGATGATGGAGCTGGGCCGGAAATTCTGGCGCGAGATCACCGGCTATGCGCCGCTGAACCGGTCAAAGCCGGATATGCGCCATCTCGACGCTCAGCGGATCGGCAAGCTGGTCTGGAAAAGAAAATAG
- a CDS encoding DUF935 family protein — MSRRKKPKHAPRAQPAAFAESARKNLPSDARTLIASVANDITIPFYSGAMQHADDTLIQQGGGKGLAIYQEIKRDPHAGSMLEKRKSALVSRDWEAEPGGDRPIDKEAADLVDRCFEALPFDKVCRDLLDATLMGFSAAELVWDRVGAEIRPVRIIAHDQRRFVFDRDWQLRLLTWNNMTEGELLPARKFIVHRVGVVGNNPYGLGLGSSLFWAVLFKREGITFWLHFLEKFSAPTVVGKTPYGMLSDEQARLMNTLVNVRTSSAITVPIGTDIEFLEASRSGTVTYEQFVAYWDKQISIAVTGETLTSQVTEGGGNRALGEVHADQLEVRADSDGDELADTLRGSLCRWIVEYNLPGAAVPTVRRLRPKNEKAAAETRKSKAEAAKLTDEAISIIVKQAAKFEDDQVAREYIVSFEVTDALSDKAIDALVAARHAFAGEAEEPDPFQTADVAQFSAVRLKKKR, encoded by the coding sequence ATGAGCCGCCGCAAGAAGCCGAAACACGCCCCACGCGCACAGCCGGCCGCCTTCGCGGAATCGGCCCGCAAAAACCTGCCCTCGGACGCCCGCACCCTGATCGCCTCGGTGGCGAACGATATCACCATCCCGTTCTATTCCGGGGCGATGCAGCATGCCGACGACACCCTGATCCAACAAGGCGGCGGCAAGGGCCTCGCGATTTATCAGGAGATCAAGCGCGATCCGCATGCCGGCTCGATGCTGGAGAAGCGCAAAAGCGCCCTGGTGTCCCGGGATTGGGAGGCTGAGCCCGGCGGGGATCGCCCCATCGACAAGGAAGCGGCTGACCTGGTGGATCGCTGTTTCGAAGCGCTGCCCTTCGACAAGGTCTGCCGCGATCTACTCGACGCAACCCTGATGGGGTTTTCAGCGGCCGAGCTGGTCTGGGATCGCGTCGGCGCCGAGATCCGGCCTGTCAGGATTATCGCCCATGACCAGCGCCGCTTCGTCTTTGACCGGGACTGGCAGCTGCGCCTCCTGACGTGGAATAACATGACCGAGGGCGAGCTGTTGCCGGCGCGCAAGTTTATCGTTCACCGTGTCGGCGTGGTCGGGAACAACCCCTATGGCCTCGGTCTCGGCTCGTCTTTGTTCTGGGCAGTCCTGTTCAAGCGCGAAGGGATTACCTTCTGGCTGCACTTCCTCGAGAAGTTTTCGGCGCCGACCGTGGTGGGTAAAACCCCATATGGGATGCTCTCGGACGAACAGGCCCGGCTGATGAACACTCTGGTCAATGTCCGTACCAGTTCGGCGATCACCGTGCCAATCGGGACGGATATCGAGTTTCTGGAGGCATCGCGCAGCGGCACGGTCACCTATGAACAGTTCGTGGCCTATTGGGACAAGCAGATCTCGATTGCAGTCACCGGGGAGACCCTGACCAGCCAGGTCACCGAGGGCGGCGGCAACCGCGCGCTTGGCGAGGTCCATGCAGACCAGCTCGAGGTGCGCGCCGACAGTGATGGGGACGAGCTGGCCGACACGCTGCGGGGATCACTCTGCCGCTGGATTGTCGAATACAACCTGCCAGGGGCTGCGGTGCCCACGGTGCGCAGGCTGCGCCCCAAGAACGAAAAGGCCGCAGCAGAAACCCGGAAGTCGAAGGCCGAGGCCGCGAAGCTGACGGATGAGGCGATCAGCATCATTGTCAAACAGGCCGCGAAATTCGAGGATGATCAGGTCGCGCGGGAATACATCGTCAGCTTTGAGGTGACGGACGCGCTTTCGGACAAGGCGATTGATGCGCTGGTCGCGGCCCGCCACGCCTTCGCGGGAGAGGCCGAGGAACCCGACCCGTTCCAGACCGCCGATGTCGCCCAGTTCTCGGCCGTCCGGCTTAAAAAAAAACGGTAG
- the terL gene encoding phage terminase large subunit — translation MPKFNPYPRPLWSGFASGVLERLSDTWHIFSWERPRNDAFTAPVNRLTGVMDLIEASIRKRLPDIIISDTIEMQRKYRCMLWFVETVQFQEFLRTTLMLTAAKQGVGISAVPIIPNADKDLRIERLQPPVTAGLIRFNTTQTTMIEQLQQWPNGAHDDGPDALDMLWQNTLLYAGGGGAGGAGNMQTASASGAGQRSGFRLGGRG, via the coding sequence GTGCCGAAGTTCAATCCTTACCCTCGCCCTCTCTGGTCCGGCTTTGCCTCAGGTGTCCTCGAGCGTCTGAGTGATACCTGGCACATCTTTTCCTGGGAACGGCCGCGCAATGACGCATTTACTGCGCCGGTTAACCGGCTGACCGGCGTCATGGACTTGATTGAAGCATCGATCCGCAAACGTCTGCCGGACATCATCATCTCGGACACCATCGAGATGCAGCGGAAATACCGCTGCATGCTGTGGTTCGTCGAGACCGTCCAGTTCCAGGAATTTCTGCGTACCACGCTGATGTTGACGGCGGCAAAGCAGGGCGTCGGGATCTCGGCCGTGCCGATCATCCCGAATGCCGACAAGGATCTGCGCATCGAGCGCCTTCAGCCCCCCGTCACGGCAGGGCTGATCCGGTTCAACACCACACAGACCACGATGATCGAGCAGCTGCAGCAGTGGCCGAACGGCGCCCATGATGACGGCCCCGACGCCCTCGACATGCTCTGGCAGAACACCCTGCTTTACGCGGGCGGCGGTGGCGCTGGTGGCGCGGGCAACATGCAGACCGCCTCGGCGTCGGGCGCTGGCCAGCGGTCAGGTTTCAGGCTGGGGGGGCGCGGATGA
- a CDS encoding acyl-CoA carboxylase subunit beta translates to MKDILQELEDRRAVARAGGGQRRIDAQHAKGKLTARERIGLLLDEGSFEEFDMFVAHRCTDFGMEQDRPPGDGVVTGWGTINGRMVYVFSQDFTVFGGSLSETHAQKICKIMDMAIQNGAPVIGINDSGGARIQEGVASLAGYADVFQRNVLASGVVPQISLIMGPCAGGAVYSPAMTDFIFMVKDSSYMFVTGPDVVKTVTNEVVTAEELGGASTHTKKSSVADGAFENDVEALAEIRRLFDFLPLNNREKAPVRPFFDEPGRIEQSLDTLIPDNPNQPYDMKELIHKIADEGDFYEIQKDYAGNIITGFIRIEGQTVGVVANQPMVLAGCLDIDSSRKAARFVRFSDAFEIPILTLVDVPGFLPGTSQEYGGVIKHGAKLLFAYGEATVPKVTVITRKAYGGAYDVMSSKHLRGDFNYAWPTAEIAVMGAKGAVEILYRSELGDKDRIAERTRDYENRFANPFVAAEKGFIDEVIQPRSTRRRLARAFASLRNKKLSNPWKKHDNIPL, encoded by the coding sequence ATGAAAGATATCCTGCAAGAGCTTGAAGACCGTCGTGCAGTGGCGCGGGCAGGGGGCGGGCAGCGGCGGATTGATGCGCAGCATGCCAAGGGTAAGCTGACGGCGCGCGAGCGGATCGGGCTTTTGCTTGATGAAGGCTCGTTTGAAGAATTCGACATGTTCGTGGCCCATCGCTGCACCGATTTCGGGATGGAGCAGGACCGGCCCCCGGGGGATGGGGTTGTCACCGGCTGGGGCACCATCAATGGGCGGATGGTCTATGTCTTCAGTCAGGATTTCACGGTTTTCGGCGGCTCGCTTTCCGAGACCCACGCGCAGAAGATCTGTAAGATCATGGATATGGCGATCCAGAATGGGGCGCCGGTGATCGGGATCAACGATTCCGGCGGGGCGCGGATCCAGGAAGGGGTTGCCTCGCTCGCGGGCTATGCTGATGTGTTCCAGAGGAATGTTCTGGCCTCCGGCGTGGTGCCGCAGATCTCGCTCATCATGGGGCCCTGCGCGGGAGGCGCGGTCTATTCGCCCGCCATGACCGACTTTATCTTTATGGTGAAAGACAGCTCTTACATGTTTGTCACCGGCCCGGATGTGGTCAAAACCGTGACCAATGAGGTGGTGACGGCCGAGGAACTTGGCGGGGCATCGACCCATACGAAGAAATCCTCGGTGGCGGATGGTGCGTTTGAAAACGACGTCGAGGCGCTGGCCGAGATCCGCAGACTGTTTGATTTTCTGCCGCTCAACAACCGCGAAAAGGCACCGGTGCGGCCCTTCTTTGACGAGCCGGGCCGGATCGAGCAAAGCCTTGATACGCTGATCCCGGACAATCCGAACCAGCCTTACGACATGAAGGAGCTGATCCATAAGATCGCCGATGAGGGCGATTTCTATGAGATCCAGAAGGATTACGCCGGCAATATCATCACCGGCTTCATCCGGATCGAGGGGCAGACGGTGGGCGTGGTCGCGAACCAGCCGATGGTGCTGGCGGGCTGTCTGGATATCGACAGCTCGCGCAAGGCGGCGCGGTTCGTGCGCTTTTCGGATGCCTTCGAGATCCCGATCCTGACGCTGGTTGATGTGCCGGGCTTTCTGCCGGGCACAAGCCAGGAATATGGCGGTGTGATCAAACATGGCGCCAAACTGCTGTTTGCTTACGGCGAGGCGACGGTTCCGAAGGTGACGGTGATCACCCGCAAAGCCTATGGCGGCGCCTATGACGTGATGTCGTCGAAACATCTGCGCGGCGACTTCAACTATGCCTGGCCCACCGCCGAGATTGCGGTGATGGGGGCGAAGGGCGCGGTCGAGATCCTGTACCGCTCGGAACTGGGCGATAAGGACAGGATCGCCGAGCGCACGAGGGATTATGAGAATCGATTCGCCAATCCTTTCGTCGCGGCTGAGAAAGGCTTTATCGACGAGGTGATCCAGCCCAGATCCACCCGGCGCCGTTTGGCGCGCGCTTTTGCGAGCCTTCGCAACAAGAAGCTCTCGAACCCGTGGAAGAAGCACGACAATATCCCGCTCTGA